One stretch of Candidatus Syntrophosphaera sp. DNA includes these proteins:
- a CDS encoding M48 family metallopeptidase has protein sequence MSLNYKIVVRHSKRKTASIYIERDSSITVIVPLGTSDSDVQNLLSKNEYKIHKYQAKRALLNEKAIRRELVNGQSFLYLGRNYYLQYSDEVESIQFRGRHFYAPEGSEDKLRDMFKEFYRHRGRVFIEPRVQRFAQMMGISVEAISIIDLKNRWASCSVKRPKVNFNWKIMMAPVSVINYLIVHELAHFEHKRHSKDFWNEVDKIVPDYQKQVQWLKEYGAGLDV, from the coding sequence ATGAGCCTCAATTATAAGATTGTAGTAAGGCATAGCAAGCGCAAGACAGCATCGATCTATATCGAGAGGGATAGCTCTATTACTGTGATCGTACCATTGGGGACAAGCGATAGTGACGTGCAAAACCTGCTCAGCAAGAACGAGTATAAGATACACAAGTACCAGGCTAAGCGTGCCCTGCTGAATGAAAAGGCAATTAGACGAGAGCTTGTTAATGGTCAGTCCTTTCTTTATTTGGGACGGAACTACTATTTGCAATATAGCGATGAGGTCGAGAGTATCCAGTTCAGAGGCAGGCATTTCTATGCCCCGGAAGGCTCTGAAGATAAGCTGAGAGATATGTTCAAGGAATTCTATCGCCATCGAGGAAGGGTGTTTATCGAACCCAGAGTGCAACGTTTTGCGCAGATGATGGGGATAAGTGTAGAGGCAATCTCAATCATCGATCTGAAGAATAGATGGGCTTCATGTTCAGTTAAACGACCTAAAGTCAATTTCAATTGGAAGATCATGATGGCACCTGTGAGTGTGATCAATTACCTGATCGTGCACGAACTGGCACATTTCGAGCATAAACGGCACAGCAAAGACTTCTGGAATGAAGTGGATAAGATCGTTCCGGATTATCAGAAACAAGTTCAGTGGCTGAAGGAATACGGGGCGGGATTGGATGTGTAG